The DNA window CTCAAGGAATCCTAAACACTCCCAAATATTTTGCCCGTTAACAGAAAAATCATTTGCTTCATCATCAATATCTTAATTAATCAGACGTTTAGAAATCCAAGTctgtttaaaaaacaagtaaaacccTACTTTCGCAGCCTCTCTCCGTCACTCTTCctatatatttattcttttttggttttgtatatGCTGTTTGGTTTTCTATCAACCATGACCACCGTACCAATGTCCCTTGCATACTCTTCTTTAGCCCTCTCCAACCAAGCCATAACAGCAGATCCATGGCCATGCTCCTTAGTTCTGTACTAAGTTTTTATCGGGAAAAGtcaacaaaagaagaaagaactctagggtttttattcttcttctttctttctttctttttttccttttcttttctagagATATAGATATGATTATGGGTGGTGGAGAAAAGAGCCTAAAGAACTTCCACCTCCACCTGCCGAAtcttcatcatcaccatcacaaGAAGCAGGCGAGAGATGTTCCAAAAGGGTGTTTGGCAATCAAGGTGGGCCAGGGAGAGGAGCAGCAGAGATTTGTGGTGCCTGTCATATACTTCAATCACCCACTGTTCATACAGTTATTGAAGGAAGCAGAAGAAGAATATGGTTTTGATCAAAAAGGCACCATCACTATCCCTTGTCATGTGGAGGAGTTTATGTACGTCCAAGGCATGATTGACAAGGAAAAGCCCATCCATCATCACCATGTTGGATGTTTTAGggtttgatattagtatatcatgAATAGATCGTGGCGGGTTGTGGTGCCAAACAGGCCTAACCCCATGAATTAGGTCCAGTCTTTTTATTCGGATGTCTAGAGTACTTAGGACCTccttttttaaggtttttttttctttctttctggttCTTGATAGACCTTGATGGTTAGACGAGGAGGAAGTTGATGGTGCTGATAAAGATGATGTGTGTTCATGACGAGGACAAAATGATGTTGCGATTGTATAATTGATTTCGTTTCTTTTCTGTTAGGAACCAAAATGTGCGATCGAAAAAGCAGAAGtaaatgcttttcttttcttttcgtttcttttcccttcttttcctttcttgaaGATGAccctttgaaaattttaatggtgatggcATCATTTGTACAGCACAGGGAAAGGAGAGAATAGACAGGGCTAACCAATGGTAGGGCCATGCATAGAAGTTTCTTTAAGACTTTAAATTTGCTTGCTTAGTTCAGTAATGATCGCTTACAAACACTGAACATATATTGGATACAATAACAATCATGACGCAGCACTCAACAATGACAGACCGAGAATTCTATTCACGTATCTGCAATGACTTTTCCTGTACTCGGTAAACTTTATTCTATACCATAATTAACGCATAATtacctttcttgatttttttgaatttattaccaaaggattttttcccttttaatttgatgaaatatacTAATTATAGTGGATTATCCCGTAAAGGAAATGAAACGATAATGTCAAGCAGTTTCAAAATCTTTAGTGGTTTGTTTTACCTGTATACATTGGAAAAGGTAAAAGGATAGAATAATCAGcatgattttttgaattgaaggatAGAGTTGATCCATGGAGCCATAACTGCAGCGCAAAAGTACCTTAACCGCTCGGGGGTGCTTTGAATACAGATTGttctcaaaatgtttttttgtttataaatatattaagataatgtatctttttattttttaaattcatttttaacattatcaaaataatttaaaaatactaaaaaattaatttccaatAAAGAATAttcaaaactcttaaaaaacatGTGGTTGGACCGCGCTGGCAAAAATACCGCgagtgaatataaaaaaataatacggTAGTTGATGCTGCTGCTTGGAGCCTTGGACCGCATTGAATTGGGTAGGTGAAGAGGGTTATGGAGTCAAGAAATAGCCAGTGGTTTGTGCCCTCCACGTAAGGTAAGTTTTTCGGTTGATGAATATCACAAGTAGTTCCTGTAGGACAGACGCACCTCTGCATGGAAGCCTTGAACAGAAGAGCCAAACAGCACCGATTTCGAACCTTTTACAGTGTAGTATTTATTGAGGGCTGGAGATTATGGTTCGGGAACGACACAGTTTCACTGGCATCTTTGGCTGTACACAAATGCTACAGCTCCAAGACGTTGAAGACTAAAAAAGAGCATTGTGGGGCCCGGTGGTGGGGTTTGACTGTTCTGGATATGCTTAATGTCATTGGTAATTTGGGTATAATAGATAAAGCTTCAATTATTTGCCTAATTAAAAGATTAGTAGGGACAAGGACTTCATCGTATTTTCCCATTTCATGATTTCTGGTCACTGAGATAATGACCTTGCGAAGCAAATAAATATCCCCATGGAATCATTTTAttggataatatttaattaacttttctaTTTCATATTTGACTAGCAAAGATATAAAGctaacaaatacaaataaaaaaaagagagcatcaTGATGGAAGGAGCTAATGCGTCACATGTAAGTCTTGATTTGGTGTTATTAGaccaatctataatattttcaagccccataattaaattagtttCAGTAATTATAAAGAACTTATTTGTAGAAATAagctaatttgaaaaataatatagaattaaaaagaAGTCGTCTTCGAAGATCGCAGTTTCATCATTAAAGCTAATCTTAGCTAGCGATGTTTATACACTATAATTAAGTGGATTACAAACCATTTTCAGTTTCTAATTGTCCATTAAAACTATAATCAGAAAATTGCTCTTAAGGAACCAATTAGATTCAATGAAATCCATTCAGCATGTCCTCTTCCGTAacgaaatctaaaaaaaaaagttttaattggaCTCGGTTGCACTGTATTTTTGTGGACCTTCTAGATGCGTGTAAAATCAAAGTCAAACATggttaaaaatcataatttaaaaaaaaaaaaaacaaagagaaaggaaaagaagaagaagaagaagaagcattgaaactaagaaaatataaattctaatggccatatcatattaattaaagttgaaaAGCCTCTTTTGGTGATAAGCATGTGTCTGTATGGCAATAGTGGTCAAGTGATGATAAAGATGATGAAtactggaaaaagaaaaagaaattagtaagttaaaaaaaaaacataattatttgtaATGTTTACCTCTGTTGATGTTTGACAATGTCAACTCGGTCATCTAGTTCATGTGTTTTGAgtcttttataataaaataaaaggtcatTTGTAATTCTTGCCATctcaattttcaatgtcaagaTTGTTCATTAGGGAAATCATTGCATTTTTCATTAGGACCTACGAGTCACAAAAATTCTActcattttaagttgatttttagtgatgtttagGGACTTAcccttattttatcttttaatggtttttatattttgtcatttttgttgATGCGCATATAAATGTTCTTTGGTTTTATCTTATTGTTGtcaaatctaatatatttaatgTGTTTCAGTAGTTTCAAGTTCAGTTGAGCGATAATTTTCTCGCAAaattaaatctgttcaaactAATTGTGGTGGTAAATATcacaaattaaattctttttttaaaaaacattggtATTCACCATTGCTTAATCTGTCCACATACTCATGAATAAAATGGCACTGTTGAGCGCGTCATCGATATATTGTTGAAATTAGTCTTATTCTTCTTGGTCAATATAAGACACCTCTTAAATTTTGGATTTATGCTTTTGAAACCTCTGTATATCTCATCAATCGTATACCAACACCTATCTTGCATAATTAATCACCATTTGAATGTTTATTTACTCAACCACTTGATTATATCTTTTTGCATACTTTCAGGtgtctctatttttctttattatgtcCTTATAATACTCATAAATAAGACTATCATTCTACTTCATGTGTATTTTTAGGCTATATAGTTCATCTAACTTAAGCTATCGTTGTCTTAACTTGTCATCTCATTGTATTTACATCTCTCGTCATGTTTGTTTTCACGAACATCATTTTCCATTTATTGAGTCTAATCGAGTTCTCCATACTAGTTCCTCTATGTCTACACCTACACTCACTATAAACCTTTCTTCCCTTGCTACCTTCCCGATCCCAAAAACCTTAGCCCCTCGGTCCTCCCTCACCTCCCCATCAGTTTCATTATCTCCACCTACATCCTTGTCTCTTGATCATTCTTAAGGTTCAGGTTCTATCGTACCAACATCGTCTCCATCTGACTCACCTAATTTTACTGCATCTCTAACTTCACTTTTAGGTGCTTCTTCTCCTTCCAGTACCTTTGCTCAATCCACGTCTTGTTTAGACCTCGTTGTTGATTTCTCTAGCTACTCTCTTCCATAACAATTCATGTCAGTCTCGTCTGATGCCCCTTTAGCACCTTGAAAGCACCATATGGTTTTACATCCATGGCAGAACAGGTCTGTTAATTTAAGTTTGGTTTCTAACACTTTGTTGTCTTCAACATCATGGATAACTTCTTCACCTGATCTTGAACCACTTATTTGTAAGGAAGCTAATTGGTTTGTGTGCTGGCATAATGcaataaaatctgaaattgctgctttaaatgaaaatggtatttttttcattggttcCTTTTGATCCTACTATGAATGTGGTTGGCTTTCAGTGgatgtataaaataaaacgaTGAGTTGATGGTGATATTGACCGCTATAAAGCTCACTTGGTTACGAGAAAGTTCACTCAGTAGGAAGGGATTGATTACTCAGAAACTTTTAGCTTTGTGGTTAAATTGATTACTATTTGGTTAGTACTCATTATTATCATATCTAAAGGCTGGCAGATTCGGAAACTTGATGTTAAAATGCATTTCTCAACCGATCACTTAGGGAGGTTGTTTATATGAAGTAGCCCATGAGGTTTTTGGTTCTTACTTTGCCTACTCATGTCTGTCGTTTCCACAAGTCTCTTTATGACTTGAAACAAGCCCTACATGCTTGGTACACATGGTTGAGCAACTTTCTTCTTTCTATTGGTTTTCGATCTTCTAATGTTGATacctacttatattttttatatgtgggATGTGATATGTGTTATCTTAttgtatatgttgatgacattttACTTACTGGAATTAACTCTACTTTGGTTTAACGTCTCATTACTTCGTTGAGTTTAGAGTTTAAACTTCGTGATTTGGGTGTTGCTCATTGCTTTTTAGGAATTAAAGTCGCTCCTACTAGTATAGGTCTCATGCTTGGTCAACACAAATATGTTATTGATATCCTTTGTTGAGTTGGTATGTCACCGCGCATACCTGTTGATACTTCAGTTTTTGCTTCTAAGCTTGGATTGCAGTCTGATGAGTTTTTTTCGGATCCCACTCAATTTTGCTAAATTATTAGTACTCTTTAATATCTCACATTTACTAAGCCGAATATATGTTATGATGTGAACAAGGTCTGTCcatttatgcatgctcctattGAGAGCTATTGGGCTGCTGTTAAAAGCATATTGTGACATCTTAAAGGTATAATTTCTTTTGGCTTGCACCTTACCTGTCGTTCTTCATTAGCACTTTATGGTTTTACTGATGCTAATTAGGCTGGTAGTATTGGTGATTATAAGTCTATCGGGgcttaccttttattttctgcaccacttttgttttatgaaaatcgAGCAAGTAACGAATTATTGCTCGCTCCTCTACTG is part of the Populus trichocarpa isolate Nisqually-1 chromosome 2, P.trichocarpa_v4.1, whole genome shotgun sequence genome and encodes:
- the LOC7497282 gene encoding auxin-responsive protein SAUR32; the encoded protein is MIMGGGEKSLKNFHLHLPNLHHHHHKKQARDVPKGCLAIKVGQGEEQQRFVVPVIYFNHPLFIQLLKEAEEEYGFDQKGTITIPCHVEEFMYVQGMIDKEKPIHHHHVGCFRV